The following are encoded together in the Candidatus Kapaibacterium thiocyanatum genome:
- a CDS encoding tRNA (N(6)-L-threonylcarbamoyladenosine(37)-C(2))-methylthiotransferase MtaB — MSISAQQHQLRASIHTLGCKLNYAESADLKERFERLGYAIVPFGEATDVIVVNTCTVTEQADTECRKIIRRGLRTSPDAVVAVTGCYAQLQPEEIASIDGVKGIFGAAEKTSIPDRIDELRTTVSPRIYVSELTDDLAFVPARSSDSDSRTRAFVKLQDGCDYSCTFCTIPLARGHSRSMDYDKVMHEMADLERTGYSEVVLTGINLGEYRSVTGERLIDVMKAVDARSPSFRIRISSIEPNTVRQEHIDLVASSSVFCHHFHLPLQHGSADLLRAMRRRYNPDMYRDVVNRIVASMPHAAIGVDVIVGFPGETDALFEESCDFIASLPFTYLHVFTYSEREHTPAASLPDPVPMRLRRARTARLRALSDRRRDEFQRRFEHTVQYVVPEAFDHTTSTWSGWTSNYVRVRFEGPSTLLKRRYRVLLGIASEGVVDASLLEAVELRTMPVMIDIPVHQEAVQ, encoded by the coding sequence ATGTCGATCTCAGCACAACAGCATCAACTACGGGCAAGCATCCACACTCTTGGATGCAAGCTGAACTATGCTGAATCGGCCGATCTGAAGGAACGTTTCGAACGTCTGGGCTATGCCATCGTCCCGTTCGGAGAAGCCACGGACGTCATCGTCGTCAATACGTGCACGGTAACGGAACAGGCCGATACGGAGTGCAGGAAGATCATCAGAAGGGGATTGCGCACGTCACCCGATGCCGTGGTCGCCGTCACCGGATGCTATGCGCAGTTGCAGCCCGAAGAGATCGCATCGATCGACGGCGTGAAGGGAATCTTCGGTGCGGCGGAAAAGACGTCGATACCCGACCGGATCGACGAACTGCGCACTACCGTTTCTCCGCGTATCTACGTTTCGGAACTGACGGATGACCTCGCCTTCGTTCCTGCACGATCGAGCGACAGCGATTCGCGTACGCGTGCCTTCGTCAAACTCCAGGACGGCTGCGACTATTCGTGTACCTTCTGTACGATCCCTCTCGCTCGTGGCCATAGCCGCAGCATGGACTACGACAAGGTCATGCACGAGATGGCCGATCTCGAACGGACCGGATATTCCGAAGTGGTCCTTACCGGCATCAACCTCGGTGAGTACCGCTCGGTGACGGGGGAGCGGTTGATCGACGTGATGAAGGCCGTCGATGCACGATCTCCATCCTTCCGCATACGCATCTCGTCCATCGAACCGAATACCGTCCGCCAGGAACACATCGATCTCGTCGCATCGTCGTCGGTCTTCTGCCATCACTTCCACCTTCCTCTCCAGCATGGTTCGGCCGACCTGCTGCGCGCCATGCGCCGGCGGTACAATCCGGACATGTATCGCGATGTGGTGAACAGGATCGTCGCGTCGATGCCGCACGCCGCCATCGGCGTCGACGTCATCGTGGGATTCCCCGGTGAGACGGATGCCCTGTTCGAGGAATCCTGCGACTTCATCGCAAGCCTGCCGTTCACGTATCTCCACGTCTTCACCTACAGTGAGCGCGAACATACGCCTGCGGCATCGCTGCCCGACCCCGTACCGATGCGTCTGCGTCGTGCACGGACGGCGAGATTGCGGGCGCTCTCGGATCGACGTCGCGACGAATTCCAGCGACGGTTCGAGCATACGGTACAGTACGTCGTCCCCGAAGCGTTCGATCATACGACGTCGACATGGAGCGGGTGGACGTCCAACTACGTCCGTGTGCGGTTCGAGGGACCGTCGACCCTGCTCAAGCGTCGGTATCGCGTCCTGCTCGGCATCGCATCGGAGGGCGTCGTCGATGCCTCCCTGCTCGAAGCGGTCGAGCTGCGTACGATGCCCGTCATGATCGACATTCCCGTTCATCAGGAAGCAG